The Lonchura striata isolate bLonStr1 chromosome 11, bLonStr1.mat, whole genome shotgun sequence DNA segment ACCCATCCTCCGGAAGAAAAGAGCTTTTGCCTGAAATGAACAGTATCTTTGCATTAAGTACGCCTAGCTTATAATGTCTGACTggcaaataaaatttaaaaaagaaaaaaaaaataatcccccCCGACCCCCCACGAAATGTCTAAACAGGACAGAGGGCTCGGCCCTcgccccccaccacccccccaTCCGCCTCTGCCCTCCGCGCTGTTGTCTGTTGCTGCTCTATTTCAGATCAGTGTTTATTGACATTGGACTTGAGCCATTAGGGAGATTTAACAAGTCACAGCAGTAAATTCAAGCGACGCGCTGAGCTGCGTATTTGTTTGAAATCGGCATCACAACATTTGGGGAAGCGGGCGGAGATGCGCGGAGGAgcgcggcggctccgcgggctGCACGCTGGGGCCGCGGCAGGGAGAGGGCGCGGAGACCGGGGGTTCCCCGGGCTGGGGCAGTCTCGGGCAACCGCAGAGATAAAGGGGAAAATGGCACTTGAAATGTACGGTGCCGAGACACACACTCGCATTATGCAGCGAGAAACCTATTGCACCTTTTGAAAGCATTTAGCTTTGGGGTATAATCGTTTCAGATCTTTATCTCCGACGTTACGGTAtagtttaataataaaaaaaaaaagactctgAAAGTGCAGCTTCATCTTGTTAGTCGGGCTCGGATTTAATCTTTGAGGATTTGTTCTGACTGCTagatctttaaagaaaaaaagggaagaaggaaaagcttCCTCGTTGTCTAAAAATGTAGGTCATCGCTTGTTTAGGAAAAGTTTGTCGAGTTATGCGTCCATTGATCTGGTGATAAGTTTTGAATGCTTTCTTTAACTGATCGTGTTAATATAATCGTGGGTTAGACTTGATGAATGAGTTCAGTTGTCCCCCATCCGACAAGCTTTAGCAGCTTCATGCATTTTAATCAGCCCAATGATTCATgtattttccaccttttttctgtgtgtgggatccgttttgggtttttttgttttgttttggttttttgtttttttaatggtcACAACTGGATTAATTGCCCTCTACATTAATCTTAAAACTTTTGCAAGAATCTTGTGATGTGTAGTAAGGAAATGGGGATGTCACTTACCGTGTTTATGGTCCTGAAATTCGGAGAGATCAGTCGAAGACAAACCTCTGTAACATCATTGCCGTAGAACTCGTGAATCCCGCCGCTTCATTAGAACACAATGTCGTTTTCTTGCTAGTTAGTGCTTCCGTTGTCTTGTAACTGTGCTCGCAGAACGCCTCATCTCCAAAGCATTTATTTACTCATTTCACTAGATGTCTTCTCTCATTTTCAACAGTTGCAGAATCCTTGTAAAATCCCTAGCAGATTTGGGGAATCCTACTAGAAAGTGTCCAGAATCCAGTTTTCATTGTAACTACTTTATCTTACTTTTTAAAAGGGGTTGTGTATTGAATTACAGAATAACTGGTACAATTGTGTTACACTTTGCAAATTACCGGTTTGGGAAAGTGTTGGTCAGTAAGGATGGAGAAATTCTAGCAGTGGTTGGACTAACTTGTGCTTCAGCAGGTTTAAATGCCAGGTAAAAGGCTGCAATAACTCactttaatgcaaaaaaaagaTTTTGCTATGCCACTTGTAAAAAAAACACCACTGAAACATATTCAGTGTTCTCAGCCCCAAAAGAAGTATCTAATTCTTCGAAGATTTTATGTTTGCTCTGTATTGCAGAAACTTACtaatttttacaatttttagAGAAAATGCAGCTGGGAGGAAGTAGGTGATGAGTATACATACACACAGGCATGAATGTAATATGTGTTTATATTGGGTCTAAGCGTATAGGGCACAAATGCAGATGTGTGTATGCACAGATGTAGAGATATATTGACATCAACCCTACAGAACATGTTCTCCCTTTGCTGAACCAGCGATAATGACAATTCTATCTAAGAAGTTGTGCTGTATTAATAACTATATTTATAGTAACCTTGCATGAAAACGCTGTTTAGATTATCTAAATATTGGAATAACACCATTGCATCATCATGAACtagtatttttacttttttcatgTAAACTCTTTAAAGAGACAAATAAGAAACTAAATCtgaatttacatattttaatgagaaaatattatttggaCGACTAGGTTCATAATTTAACGTAGACACTTTTTAACCTTTGTCTTAAAACACACATGCTGGGAACAAGAACAACAATATTTAAAATGCCATGCTTACGctgtacaggaaaaaaaaaattaaaagaaataccTTTACAGTTTCAATAGACACTAATGCTGTTTAGAGGGcgtgttctttttttctcttaactTAAGCAGTTCACAACagaacaacagttcagtttccAGCAAACTACCTAAAACTAGAAAGGAGTATATCAAACAAAAGTGCATTTTACACATTTTATAATCATTCATATGCACAAACATTTACAGTTTCCCTAGCCCCCTCTGCAAAGCTCCAGCAGAAATCAGGACGACCTCCAGAGTTTGTACCTGCTATTGTATTACTTTTCCACAATTTATCAGTGACTTCAACAGCTTTTCTTTAAGCTGTGTCGGGTTGTGTGATTGGTaacaggtttatttttattataattatggttgttgtttggttttaagcTATGAAGTAAATAGctacaaaaatttaaaaattacaacaacccaaaaaaacaacaacaaagaaaaccTCAGCTCCCCAAACCCTCGGGTTAAACAGAAGTTAACAGACAAGTCAACTCCTCCTTCTCGTTCACCTGAAAACTACAGTAAACATCCACGTTACAACAGGTACTGCAAAAGGGACCTCATCTGATTTACAGTACAGATGCAAGTTCAGTATTTACATTAACACAGGCGCTTTGTAAACATTAGAGGGGTGGCGTGAGCGGCCCGGCGCGGTTCCGGcccgctccgcgccgccgctcccTCACCTGCGGGCCGCGGCCCCGCTCTGCTCGGGCCGCCTCGGCCCCGGGACCGCCTCGGCCCCGGGACGCGGCCCTCCCCCGCCGGAACGCTGCCCTTGGCGGCGCCACGGGACACGCACCCACACAAAGGACACCGAGCGCTTCCCGGCGTTTCCAAGATCCAAGCCTTTGCTGCTTGGAGGCTGGAAACGTCGCTGCTCTCATGCAGTGACACAGCAGCCATCCTTGTTTGTGGTACTAAAGATTGGTCCTGTATAAAGCCCAGAcaaaagaagggaaagaggCATCGCCGAGCCAGGCTTGCCTGGTCGCCGATAAATCGAAGATGCCTGAAGTACTTTTGGAAAACTAGCAATGCAAGTGGCAGCTCCTACCGGGCGGgagggggcgggccgggccggttCCTTTCGCCTCAGAAGAACGGAAAACTAAAGTTCAGAACCAGGGGAGAAACCGGGCCGTGAGGGAAGGCTCGCCTGAAGGGGCGAAGCGGAAAGGGAGCTCACGCGAACGGCAGAACTCAGCTTCCCGCGGGGAGTTGTCTCTGCTTTCGAGGAAAAGAGTAGAGAGGAAAGAAGcgaaaggagggagagaaggggagggaggagagctCCGAGGAAACTTTGGGAGAAAGGGGAAGGCAGCGTCCGTACAAGCGGCCCGGGTCAGTGCACAGCCACGGAGTGCAGGGCGGGCGCCGGGCTGGTGAGAGTCTCGCTGGGGGTGGCCGGGCTGCTTTGGCTGGTGGCCGTCTGCGAGGACGTGGGGCTGAGGGAGGGCGGCGAGTTCGAGAGGATGGTGGGGATAGGCGCGGGCAGggcgggcagggctggcaccgcGGCAGGGGTAGGCTtgatggggacggggatggcCGGCAAAGTCTGCCCCCCATGGCAGAGCGGTTTGATGGGCACGCCGTAGGCGCCGTACTCGCTGCTGGCCATGGAGATGGGGGTGGCGGTGTCGATCATGCCGGAGCTGTACATGTGGGGCCAGCCCGTGCCAATGGAGCTGCCCACCGTAGTCAATTGATTGGGGAGGGGGTAGGCGGCCGGCATGGGCTGCATCGTGGAAAAGGCGAGGCCCCCGGGCATCTTGTACTCTCTGGCGATGATGTTCTCGATGGCGAAGGGGTGCTTGAAGCTGGAGGGCTGGGACACGCCGAGATTGTACGTGGACATCTGGGGCAGGTGGGTGCCGGTGGCCGCAAGGGCGCTGAGCCGCAGCTTCGCTTGCTGCTGCAGGTACTGCGCCGCGTCCGCCGGCTTGCTGGGGGCCAGGTGGTCCGACTTGACCACCTTGAAGCGCTTGCGGCGGCGCAGGAAGCTGCCGTTCTCGAACATGTCCCCGCAGCTGGGGTGCAGCGCCCAGAAGCTGCCCTTGCCCGGCTGGTCGGGGCGGCGCGGGATCTTAATGAAGCAGTCGTTGAAGGAGAGGTTGTGGCGGAGGGAGTTCTGCCAGCGCTGTGTGTTCTCCCGGTAGTAGGGGAAGCGGTCCATGATGAACTTGTAGATCTCACTCAGGGGCAGCATCTTCTCCGGGGAGCTCTGGATCGCCATGGCGGTCAGCGAGATGTAGGAGTAGGGAGGCTTCTGATCACTGTAAGTGTTTCTGCCCGGGCGAGGCATCTTCGCTCGGCGACCCGCGGAGATCTGCAGAAGGGCAGCGAcaaggggaggggggagggaggagggggtAGAGGGGTGAGTCCGAGAGGATTTGCACGGACACCCGGTCGGGTCAGCCGGTGGCTCTGGGGCCGGGCTGGAGAAAGAAGGGCACAGGGAACGGCACGAAGCCCTCGATATGGGGGACGCGGGGCGTGTGGGGGGTGGAGTGGGGCGCAGATGAGGGCAGAAGAaaacagcccagagccctgtgctgccGCAGGGGGAAAAGCGATGTGCTTCTCCAAGCTCTGGCCTCCCTCAGCCTGGCCTTCCCGCAGGAGCCCGCGTCCGTGAAGTTACTCTAGTGATAGCTCTGTCTTCTGGTCTCTGCGAGGATGAAGGGGACCCCATCTCCTCCCCTCGACTCCCACCCAACTCCATGCCAGCCCTTGCATGTGCCCACCTTAAAGTTGCTGGAAGTTGACAGTCCGCATCCGGGACGCAGCTGGGAGTCCGGACTCTTTCCCACCTCTCTCCTCCGGCGTGTCTCTCGCTCCTTCCGCGGCCACGCTGCTCCGGTTTAGTCCTGAGGAGGCAGCGAGCTGGCTTGGTTTTGGGAATCCTCCTGTACACCCCTCCCTTCGCCTCCGCGGGCTGAATCAGCTTCTTTTACACCACCGGCAGCTGCACTGTAGCAGAGGCTTGTTTGCTTCTCTGCAGCAGCGATGAGCTAACTAGTtgcctccatgtccttcctctAACCATCTGATAGTTTTATGTGGTGACATGAGCAGAAAAGACCCCTGTAGAGGCGCTTCATTAATGTGCCACTTCTTTGCTATCATATGACAATCGCCttgggagcagggggaggggagcagggaggagggggcTGGAGAGAAAGGCATAATCTGGTTTCATTTACACCTATTTACATGGACACCTTGGGCCAATGGGAATCATTTCCATTTGAAGACAAGGCGAGGGGTGAAAAGGCTCCGCCAGCGGAATTGCAGTGCGATGGTACCCGGTggttgggggtggggggaaggtaTGCACTAACCTCTATGTGGACTTTGCAGGAAGCTTAGTCTGCAATTCACACTTACAAATGGAGGTACTGAGCAGTGGGATGTTTGACATGGAAATTGCTTGGCTGTGGTATTCTGTTTGTTCTGCATTGTTATCTGATTTGTATTGTTGGCTAACTTAAGGCGAGCCTTTTCCCCTGTAAGGAGGGACTTTCTCCTTGCCAAATCCGCTCTCCCCGAGGGAAGGTTTTTTCGAGGAGCGGTAAGATCGGGGCTCCTCGGTAGCCGCCCTGGAAAGTCAGTCCCGTCCcgtccccctccctcccctcgcACCCCGGCCCAGCCCTTGCAGGACCGCTGCTCTAGTTCCGCGGACCTGTTGGTGTAAAGACGCGCGAGTTGCTCTCAATAGACCAAAGCGAACGGGCTCGTGACCGGCCATACGGTCCCGGTGTGCTCGGTAACGAGCTGCCCTCACACCGCTGCTCTGCTCGCGGGACCGGGGAGTATCCGGCCGGCCTCGAGCCCGGGGGGTCCCGAAGAGCTGGTGTGGGCTCCTGGGTCCGTGTAGCGGTCACTCTGCTAAACATCGTCATCTTGACGCCTTCTGCGGGGTTTGCGTGATGTGTGTCGGACTGTTCTCTTGCCTGCGTGCTTCTCGGTGCCCAGTGCTGTGTGTGGGAGCAGGCGGGACGTGTAACGCCGAGCTGCGGCTCTCTGGTGCACGGTACTGCCTCCTCCCCGCGAACCAAGGCCCGATCCTGGAACCGCAGCCCAGACGAGCAGCCCGCTGCCAGCCGTGTGTCCTGGGGGGAGGATCAGGCCCGGAAGGTCCCGGGcttgccctggcacaggagggaagTTTGTATGATGTGTATTCCCGAGGCTGCCGTGCATCCTGTCACCCTAGAGCCAGAACCGAAGATTGTctggggagctgcgagcccggggaggaaggaagagcctTTGTGGTGAATACACATCAACTCCATTAACAATATTTTTCGGAGTCGGTCAATAACTCACCAAAACGTAACTTAAACACGATGAATTTAGGAGATTAAACAATTTCATTAATATTGAAATGGCCGCTGAGGCTGAGCGCGCGCGCTTGAAATGCAAGCACACGTTTTTCAATATTAACAGAAGTACTTGAAAAGAAGAATAATGTCACCTTCGTAATTCAGCAAAAATAGCCGGGCTGGGGGAGGGAGAGGCGGCGGCTCTGTGCAGAGCGGCTGCTGAGAAACGGGCTCTGCGAGAGCCTTGGAGTCCTCTCGGAGGGGACGGTCCCCATCAAGCAGGGCTCCCTCAAAGCTGGCAGGAGCCTCAGAACGCATTTTCACATTGCGACAGCGCCGACCTCGTGTGTGTTAAACCGTGCTCCCTtcgtcccagcccagctgccctcGGTCCCATCTAATCCTTCTCTCTCGGGGCAGGATGTCGTTAAGAGAATAATAAGTAAATAATTGTGTTCCCAGGAATCCGAGAAGCCGACCGGCCCCGCGCTGCCGAGCTAAGGAGCCCTTTTGAGGGAATAGACCTGCCACATGTCACACTCTGCCCCTTGCAGAGAGGGCCCAGGAGTGTTTGCGCTGTTCAGAGCCTGGAAGTTGCCTTCCTCAGTTAATCGGCTCCAGGATGCTTCATCCAGTCAGGCAGCCTccaactttctttttttttttttttttttttttgtgggtaaGAGATGATGAGACTATGGATATTTGTTAGAGGGTAGGAAAGGCAATACTCTGAAATGAGGAGGGATTCCTCTCAGCACCCCCTAACACTGGACAGGAGAACCTGTATTGAGAACCCCCAAAGAGTGGGTGTAAGGGATATTGCCCCCCCACCCAGCTCCCCCATCCCCaacttcccacacttcccagtTCAGGTTTTGTCTCTTGGCCCAAGTTCACTCCTGGGATGCAAAGACAGCTCAGAAAATCCACAAACTGACAAAACCTTTTCCGCTTCTCTTTCCCGGTACCTTTTCTTTTcgaagaaagaaaaaaccaaaccaaaccagctgATGTAAAAAGGAACCCACAAGCTGTAAAGTTAAAGGAAAGTCAACTTCCGTTGTCATTTGCTACTCCGAGTGCAAGAGGTATGGCTGTAAGGCCTCCaatgttttttcctgttttttttttttttttttttttttttccattgcaaaGGAATGTGTGATTGGAGGGGTAGGGCAGCCGAACTCATCCCAGTAATTGATACCCAAAGTTTCATCTTGTGCTAAGCAAGCAACAGATGATAGACTTGTGCAATATAGGATTTAAAGGTAATTGTAGCATTTCCCTTTTACTTTGAAAGCCAACATTAGGGAGGGAAAGAAGGTAAAGTGAATCCAAATCCATTGTGtggaaaaccaaaacaaatagaCGTTTATCTGAAGTATAATTCAAATAAGGAGCTCAGAGGAAGTGTTGGGAAAACTATATAAAATACACATAAGTCAATTATATCAATGTTCAAACCGAATGGAAATCTATTTCATGCAGGAGCCATTCAGCCCTTGCATGGAGCCCATCATGGGCCACCTTTCTGCATGGAAGATTTGCAATAGCCCCCTTTCCCACAAGCAAGACCACACACGTTTACAGATTTGGTAATAATTTATGCTAATTTTCCTCCATAAATCCACAATTCGCCTCAGTGGCAAGCAGGGCTGttgagagaggaaaaggagacagaaaagtGACAAATACAATATTGATTTTGAATCCTTGTGGCTGCAAGCAGGTGTGTAGCTTTGCAGAGGGGAGGAGTGggagaggggctgtgggaggaaGCCAAGAAGTTTTCCAAGGATAAAAAAATCCACTCTTTGTGAGAGAATACTCACAACCTTGTTAATATTTACAAACCAGtttggagaaaagagaaaggaggggGGAAGTACCAGCTTCTTAGGGTTTCCTAGGCTGCGAAACACAATGCCAGTGTCTGAGCAAGCTTCCCCCGTTTTGGAAAGTCAACTGCAGGGTGTTGGTTGTAGCTGCGTTTCGGCTAAGCCTTgcactttctttcttttttttttttttttttttaatggttctGCTTCTTCTGCTTCTCGGGGGCTGAGGAGGAAGCCAAGATACTTGAGGTCTCCTGCTTTCCAGTGTGCTTGAATTCCCGATGCGGTTTCCCGAATAACTCCGGCCGCTTTGGGAACGGCTGGGCTTTGTCCCACCCCACATTCTTCACCAAATCTGGCACTTTGGCGTGAAACTACTTAGCGCCCTTTCAAAAGgattttgttcttttcccaATGAGCACTAAACAAACTCCCCCTGCCTGTCAAGGCCGCACTGAGAACTGTTCCCCAAACCTGTATTCCCGATAGCTCGGGATGTGCAGTGCgctttgtgcccagggggccggGCTGCGCCGCTCGGGACCCGGGGCTCCCTGCTCTGGgccgcccctgccctgccctgcaccaCCGCCCGCTCGCTCCTCGCTGCCGTCACCCTGCCGAGAGCCGGCTGCCCGTGTGCGCTGTCCTCGGCTGCCCCGTCGGGGATTTCAAGCGCCGCCAGCCCGAGCCGGCGCTTGGCCCCGCTgcggcgccgccggggcgcACCCGAGGACGGAgcgtcccccgtgtccccagctcATCGCTGTCGGGCCTGGGCCGCGGGCGGCCGTTCGCGCTTTTCCAGCGCTCAGAGAGCCCGCGCTGGCACCACCCGAATTCCTCAACCCCGAGAGGAGGCTGTTGCTCCCGCTCGTGGCTCTTGGCGCTGCTCCGAAGCACCTGGCTCCCCGTCGGAGCCGGTTTCTCGGGAGCTCTTCTCCCTCTGCCGCCGGCGGGAAATCCACGCGCCGGTAAAAGCAGCACCTGAGCCTCGTCTCCCTCCACATGGCCAAGACCTCCCTCGGACGGCTCCGAGGAGTGCCAGGGTTACACCGAGTGCGTGAGCCCGGGCCGGGCGCACCGGGCCGCTCTCCGCGGCCCGTGTTGGCAGCGCCTGCCCCCGCTGGGCTGTGGGCCCGGCCCCCCTCCGCGGATCGCGCAGGtgcgcgccggggccgcggctcAGGCCGCGCAGCAGCCGTGACTCCCCAGCGTTTTGTTAAGTACTGTGCTGTTAGCGCGGATTGCAGTTTGAGTCTCGACGTTATTGCCCTGAACGTCTGTCTTTGTGGTAAACGTCCCTTGCCTTCCCGGAGGTGCTGGAGTATTTATCTACACGTTTGGGATTTattggtttgtttatttatttatttggagaAGTATCAGGGGAGGCCTCacaaactttttctttttaatcttcgCTTTTAAACAAATGTCGCATTTCAAGCTGCCCTCTCTTCTCCTTTTCACATTGTAGGAAATATTGAAAATGCCACCTTAGTATTGAAGGGATTAACTTGCTTTTCTCCCAGCCGCTAACTCTGGTGTAAAGGGAGCAGTAGATCAACTGTATAATGTGTGCACTGTTTGGTCATTTGTACAAGCAGAACAAAGGTTGAGCTAAGCCAAATTGCATTGCACTTGTGAACCGAGTCCCAATTTGAAGTATCTTTTACAGCAGGGGGAATGAGAACAATTTCGTGTATGTCTAAAAGGGAATAACAAAGCCACTTTCTAGAGCATCTCAAAGTGAAGTAGTGAGGCGTGACATTCCCAGGGTGAGGAGGGACAAAGGCAGGGTCAGGGGGATGAAAAAGGGAATCAAACAGCCACTTTCACATGTCTGCCCTCAACTGCTGCACCTCTCCATAATAGGAAACAACTGTTGTAAAAAGGGGGATTGCTCCCATTCATTCAAAATAGCAAATGATAGCTAAACAACATTGTCAAAACTGAATCAACTTCTGTGCAGTACCACCCAGAAAAAGGTATTGTGTTTTGGTTAATAGCTGGGTGGAGCAAacttgattttcctttttctttcttttctttctttcttttctgtctcttttttgttgttgtgattttttttttccaaggactCTTCTTTCCAGATCTATCCGTTTCATAAACTTTATATTTTATCCTGAGTCTTTTTTTACAAGACATGCTCATCCCGTTTACGCTTTCTCCAAAAGTCTTTTCTTGGCTCGGTGTTCTGTGCAAAaccagaaagcaaaaaatattaGGCGGAGTCCCGTCTCGCTGCAGACAGTGCAGCGGTTCAAAACCTGTAAGCAATGTAAATCTTTCTTGAATTGCATGTGCGTGTCGCCCGGCAAAAACCACCTTTAAATGAGTACGTTATTACTTAGCCAAACATTGTGAAATGGTTTTTATGACAGTTGACGatgtttttaaattgcatatCCACAAGAATAATGGCGTGCACGTTACGGTTGTTTCCCCTCTTTATAAGCAAAAGTAATAACCGCTTGCGGAATTCAGGCTCGGACAAACTTTTTCGTGCATTGTGTGAAGTCTTTAACGAGCCGGGCTTTAATTAGGGTCAGAACTTTGAATGCTtgtgtttttctctctgttggCGGGGGGCATGTTTGCAAACAGATCCGTAAGTTGCCGCCGCGGAGCCGCAGCGCGGTGGGGGGGTGCGGTGTGGCTGTGTGGGCGCCGGGGCTCTGCACTTTCCCTTCCtgccgcgccgcccccgcccggccgccaCCCACCgagctgcccagggccagggaacgcAATTCCCGAGCGCGGCGCTCCCgcccccgccgggccccgctcccggtgggacgggccgggcagcgccgcccgccAGAGCCCCCCCGGCGCTCGCACCTGCGTCCCGCGGGGAAGCGACGGCGCTGCCTCGGCAAAAGCAGAGGGGCTGCCCGCCCCTCCCCGTGCTGTGGGCCGGCTTCAGCGCCCACCCCGCGGCGAGGGGGATCCGCAGGGCCGGCTCGGGGCTGCGGCTCGGCGGCGGAGCGCCCCGCACGCTCGGGGCCCGTGCAGCGGGGCGGGAGGGCAGGGCGGGCTGTGACGGGCCAGCCTGGCGGCTGCAAGCGAAGCTCTGACTGCGTTTCCCGAGTCCAGCGGCTTCCATCGCTTCCTTATATCTGTTAACATCCTCTGCCCGCCCCAGCTCTCGCCCGCTATACTCACGACGCGAGCAAAGCTCTCCCGTCTTCCCATCaacccacagctctgcagcaaaaACCATATTAACCTTCTTTAATATTTCAttccaggaagaaattctttggaTCTAACTTTAGAAAATACTTCCCCGGAGCGATTTCTTcccatatatttttttctccgtATTTATTATCGAGAGAAATGGTAGTCATACAGCATCCAACCAGTTAAAGAGGACAGAATTTCATAaagtatttttccccttttggcGAGCAAAGATTTTACATGGGAATAAAAGGCATTGGTAATGGCAAAGCTTTTTGAGCTCTGAGAGCGAGATATCTGCGCTGTCATTTAGAGGAGAGCCCTTTCGTATTTCTTTTGCGAGGAAGTATTTCGGTCCAAGTTTGCTCTCTTAAGCCGCGACCTGTAAAAGCCTTGCTCTGTATTTGGGTGACGGCACTGTTTCAGTCGGCACGGCCGTTTTCTCGTCACT contains these protein-coding regions:
- the FOXB1 gene encoding forkhead box protein B1, which produces MPRPGRNTYSDQKPPYSYISLTAMAIQSSPEKMLPLSEIYKFIMDRFPYYRENTQRWQNSLRHNLSFNDCFIKIPRRPDQPGKGSFWALHPSCGDMFENGSFLRRRKRFKVVKSDHLAPSKPADAAQYLQQQAKLRLSALAATGTHLPQMSTYNLGVSQPSSFKHPFAIENIIAREYKMPGGLAFSTMQPMPAAYPLPNQLTTVGSSIGTGWPHMYSSGMIDTATPISMASSEYGAYGVPIKPLCHGGQTLPAIPVPIKPTPAAVPALPALPAPIPTILSNSPPSLSPTSSQTATSQSSPATPSETLTSPAPALHSVAVH